In Parcubacteria group bacterium, the genomic window CCTTTTTTATTTCTTTGTTACCAATAAAATTTTTGATCTTTTCGCTTTCCATTGCTAACTTTTTTACTTCACCCTCAGAAATATCCGCCGGAACTTTTATCCTATCTCTGAGTTTTCCGTTTATTTGGATAACCAATTCTATTTCCTCATCTTTAATTAATTCCAGGTCATACTCCGGCCATTTTTCTTTAAATATGCTTTCTTCATGTCCCAACTTTTCCCAAAGTTCCTCGGAGAGAGCTGGTAAAAATATAGAAACAATAATTAAGAATTTTTCCCAGATTCCCACTGAAATTTTTTCACATCCATAAAAAACATTTGTCATTTCCATCAGTTTTGCAATCGAAGTATTATATTTCTGATTCTCCATATCATCTGCCACAGCTTTTACTGTTTTGTATAATTTCCTGATCAAATTTTCATCATCCTTATAATCTTGAGATGCGCGGACATTTAAATTAAAAACTCTTTCCGCCCAATGCCTAGCGCCCATAATTCCTTCATCACTGAAACTCCTATCTTCGCTTAGCGGACCAAGAAATAATAGATAAATTTTAAGTGCGTCGTAACCGATTTTTTCTCCATATTCTTCAGGATTAACGACATTCCCCTTGGACTTGGACATTTTTTTTCCGTCTTTCAAAATCATCCCGTTAGCCCTGAACCTCTTAAACGGATTGTCAAAATCAGTAAGTCCCAAATCGTGAAAAAACATCGTAATAAAACGAGTGTACATAAGATGCAGAACCGCGTGTTCATTGCCTCCGATATAAATATCAACCGGTAGCCATTTTTTACCCATTTTTTTATCAAAAATCTCTTTGTTATTTTCAGAAGAAATATAGCGGAAAAAATACCAGGCTGAATCTAGAAAATTATCCATCACATCGGCTTCACGTTCAGCTAATCCTCCGCAAATCGGACAGTTTGTTTTGACAAAACTTTCGACATTAGCCAGCGGCCCCTTTCCATTTCCTGCCGGCTCCCATCCTTCTTTCAAATCGGGAAGTTCTACCGGTAAATCTTTTTCTGGAATTGCAACCGTTCCGCATTTCGCACAGTAGACTACTGGAATCGGCGGACCCCAGTAACGCTGCCTGGAAATGCACCAATCTCTCAATTTATAATTTATTTCTTTTTTGCCTGTTTGATTTTCTTCCATCCATTTAGTGATTTCCTCCCGTGCTTTTTCGGAAGTTAAATTATTGTATTTTTCTGAATTTATTAAAACCCCATCATCCGTAAAAGAAGCATAACATCCCTTCCAATCTAATTGTTCTTTTTTGACTCCTGTGCTGAAGCCATAATCATAAGCTTCTTTGTGTTCTTTTTCAGTTTTCCAACTAAATCTTTTATTCTTATCACCATTATGAAATAATATCTTTTTAATTTTTCCTTCACTGTGAATGTACCATAATTTTCCAACAAAATTATTTTCAGCTAGATCGAAGACTTTATCAACTTCTTCTGTATAAATTAATGACAGACTTTCCCAGCTGTTTGTTCCATCTAAAACAGTAGTAAACTTTCTGACTTGTTTATAAAATTCATCATTCAATGAACTTTTTATAGTAACGACAAAGCTTTTATTTGATTCTATAACTTTTTTAATCGGCAAATCATATTTTTTCGCAAATTCGAAATCTCTTTCGTCATGTGCCGGCACCGCCATTACTGCTCCGGTTCCATAACCCGACAATACATAATCCGCCACCCAAACCGGAACTTTTTCTCCGTTGATAGGATTAATCGCATATGCTCCTGTGAAAACTCCGGTTTTCTCTTTGCTTTCTTTTCTTTCCAATTCCGGTTTCTTGACAGCTGATTCGATATATTTTTTAACCGCTTCTTTTTGCTCGGGAGTCGTGATTTTCAAAACTAATTCATGCTCAGGAGACAAAACGCAATAAGTGCACCCGAAAAGCGTATCCGCTCTGGTTGTAAAAACTTCAAATTCTAAATCGCTTTTATCTATTTTAAATTTTATACGAGCTCCTTCTGATTTTCCGATCCAATTTTTCTGCGCGCTTTTGGTAATCTCTGACCAATCCATATCATCTAATCCTGACAATAAGCGCTGCGCATATTCCGTAATCTTGAAAAACCATTGTTTCATCTTTCTTTTCTCGACCACAGCCTTGCATCTTTCGCAAAGCCCATCTGCCTCGATTTGTTCATCCGCCAAAACTGTTTTGCAATCCGGACACCAGTTTACCAAAGCTTCTTTTTGATAAGCCAGTCCTTTTTCAAAAAGTTTCGCGAAAATCCATTGGGTCCATCTATAATATTCCGGCGAAGTAGTATTAACTTCTCTTGTCCAATCACAGCTAAGTCCGGCTGATTGGATCTGAACGCGAAAATTATTTATCGTCCTTTCAAGCATCTTGCTTGGAGTCTCGCCGATTTTCAGAGCATAATTCTCGCTATGGATACCAAATGCATCCCAGCCAATCGGTTCAAAAACATCAAAACCGCGAAGCTTCTTGTACTTTGCCATTACATCGACAGAAGTAAAGGCATAGAAATTGCCAATATGTAAACCTTCCGCACTTGGATACGGAAACATGAATAAAGCATAATATGGATTTTTTGCACCCAACAAATCTGGCGTAAATGTTCTTTCGTCTATCCACTTCTTCGCCCACTTTTCCTCAATTTTCTTCGGATTGTATTTTTCCATTTTGATATTAAAATAGCCCGAATACAGGCTTTTTATAAAGTCACGATTACCTTAAAAGTATAGCAACAAAAAAAGAACCTCGCAATAACCTGCCATTATTATTCTACCGGCGCCCTTTCCTTTATCTGAGAAATGTTATATAGTTAAAAATCAGTCAGGGTTAATTTTTATTACCTACAATTTTATGCTTATTGACGATATAACAATCAAAACATTTTCCGGAAAAGGAGGCGACGGGAAAGCCGCATTCAACAAGACCAAAATGAGTTTAGGGCCTACTGGAGGAAGCGGCGGAAAAGGCGGAAGCGTTTACGCGGAAGGAATATCCGATCTCAGCCGACTAAATCAATTTCGCTTCAAAAAAGAGTTTGGAGCCGAAAATGGAAAAAATGGAAATCCGCAATTCAGGGATGGAGCGGATGGAAAAGATCTTATTTTAAAAGTTCCAGTTGGAACAGTCATCCACAACCTCACAACTAAAGAAAACATTGAAATCACAAAAGTTGGCGAGATTGTCTTAATTGCCGTTGGAGGAAGAGGCGGGAAAGGAAATTTCCTATTCCGTTCGTCCAGAAACACCAGCCCAAAGCAATTTCAGCTGGGAAAACCAGGAAGCGAGCACGAACTTCATCTTGAGCTGAAACTTATTGCCGACGTTGGATTTGTCGGACTTCCTAATATTGGAAAGACTAGTTTGCTTAATGCGCTCACCAACACAAAAAGCAAAGTAGCCAATTACCTTTTCACAACTTTAGAACCGAATTTAGGAACATATTATGAATTAATCCTAGCCGATATTCCCGGACTCATTGAAGGCGCTTCGGATGGAAAGGGACTGGGAATAAAATTTTTGAAGCACATTGAAAGAACTAAAATTATTTTCCATTTTCTTTCCGCTGAAAGCGAAGATCCGATCAAGGATTACCAATTAATAAAAAAAGAACTCAACTCCTACAATCCCAACCTCCTCAAAAAACCGGAATATGTCTTCCTAAGCAAAAGCGATACGATTTCAGAGGCGGAAATTGACAAAAAACTTTCTGAAATCAAGAAAATAAGCCCCGGAGTTATCGCCATATCTCTATATGACGAAAAAAGCATCGACCGCGTTAAATCTTTGCTAAACAAAATTATAGAAGATAAAATCTTTAAAAAGAAAGAGGATTAAAAAATCAGGACTTATGCGTTTGACTATGACAATTCGCTTCTCGGAGGCACGATCACAAAATAGTCCGTCATCGCGCCGTAGCAAGCGGATTGGAAGAGGCAACCGCATAAGCCATAATAATTTATATCTTATTCTGATTTTTAAAAGCTTCCAGAACATTATTTAAAAGACACGCCACTGTCACCGGACCGACTCCTCCCGGAACCGGAGTCAGAAATCCGGCTATTTTTTTTGCCGATTCAAAATCCACATCCCCGAAAACTTTTCCGTTTTTTTTCGATATTCCCCCGTCAATCACGATTGCTCCGCTTTTTATTGTCTCGCCTTTAATAATGCCTTTCGATCCGATTGCGGTTATCAAAATATCCGCTTTTTTTATTTTACTCGAATTTTTCAAAACATCCTTTTTCAAGATGTATTCTCCTTTTATCTTTTTTCTCTCAAGCGCTTTAAGCATCATTTCTCCGAATAATTTTGAGTTGGCAACCACAACCGCCTTTTTCCTTTCAAATTTTTTCTTCGAACTTTCAATGGCTTCCATTATTGCCTGAGGAAATACCGGGAAGAATCTTTCTTTGCCCTTCAAAAATAATTTTATATTCTCCGGATGAAATCCATCAACATCTTTTTCCGGATTAATAGTATTGATTATTTTTTGCGTATTGAATTTTCCGGGAAGCGGAAGCTGGACGATAATGCCGTTAGTTTCAGAATCAGCATTAAGTTTCTTGATTAAATCAATAACCAAGCCCTGGCTGGCATCATTATTAAATTTATAAAGCTTAAACCCAATGCCCGCTATTTTTGCCTTTTTTTCTTTAAGACTCACGTAAATCTCGGAGGCTTCATTTTCTCCGATCATAATAACCGCCAAAAAAGGCTTTTTTTTAGCCTTCTTTACTTTTTTCGTTAAATCTAAAAGTATTTTTTCAGATATTTTTTTGCCGTTCAATAATTTCATACAGATAAATATTATTTGTATCTTAAAGCGTCCAACGGGTCAATCTTACTGGCGCGCCTGGCAGGAATAATTCCTGTCGCAAAACCGACAAACGCAGCAAAAATAACAATGAGCCCCATAAACCAAGCGGGACTATAGAACAAACTTACTGCCTGCCCTCCCATACGAGTTGCAACCACATTGACTATTCCATTGAAAACAAGCCCTTCCACCAGCCCCACGACAATTCCGCCTAGTCCTCCAAGGAAACCCATTATCGTTGATTCCATAATAAACATCATAGAAACTGAAAAGTTTGAGGCTCCAATTGACTTCATTATTCCCAATTCATTTGTTCTCTCTAAAAGAGCAATGGTCATAGTATTAAACATTCCGATTGCGCTCACCACTAAAGCGATTACTCCGAAACACATAAGTACGATCTGCACCACTCTAAACACTTTATTGGCCTGATCAACCGTATCAGAAAGAGATGAAACGGAAAATCCCTTTTCAACTATTGCATCGCGGACAATATTCATTTTCCCATCCGAAGAGCATCTGACTTTCGCTCCGTCATAACTCTCTACTTCTATTTCGCTTAAAGAATCGGAGTGAATATAAACAACATTTTCATCGCTTTCAACAATTCCTATTATAACATACCTTTTATTTAGAACTGGGATTTGCGCTTTTTCAGCTTCCGCATCGGATTCATTCCTGGGAATAAAAGAGGAAAAAATAATTTCTTTTCCAATTATAGAATCAGCATCGCTTCCAAAAAGCTGGACTACGGAAGAAGCAACTACTATCCCTTCCTTATTGTCATCGCTAAGCGGATCTCCCTTTATAATTTTATATCCTCCCAAGCGAAGAAATGAAGGTTGCGTCCCTATCACAACTAAATCCGCCGACAAATCATTCATTTGCCCTCTTGATGACAAGCTGAATGATTTGCTCACCTCCGCTACTCCATCCATACTTTCAATTTCACTGATTGCCTCCCGATTCAAATCTAACTCCGATGACTTGTTTTTTGCAATATCCAAAGTGAGCAACGAATCAGAAGTTGTTATTTTTTCCAGAAGAGTCCTCTGCAGTCCGTACCCCAAAGAAACCAGAAATAAAATAGCAGCGATCCCCACGCTCATTCCTAAAATAGTAAGCAGCGTTCGAGAAGTTCTCGCCTTGAACATTCTAGTTGAAAGTTTTAGAAGATCGAAAAATTTCATTTATTTAATTTAAATAACCTAATAACATAATTATTTCTATTTCTCTCGCTATCCTTTCGGAAGTATTTTTATAAATTCCTAATCCTCCCATAATCCTGGAAAGATCTATTATTTTTTTCATTCCAATAAAATCAATTTTATTTTCAATTCTATCTTTAAGTATAAGAGCAAAGCGCTTTTTCATTTCCGGATCAAAATTCAAATCAAAGAAATCAATAATATATTCGGAAAGAATTTCCGGGGATTTTTCCGGATCATTCCTTACAAAATCCGCCTGCTTAACAATTTCCCTCGCTCTTTGAGCAAAAGACCTTGCCCTTCTTTTGTCCCAGTTGGCTCCTCCGTCTGATTCATTTTTGTCCAGTCCATCTGCCAAAGATTTCTCATCGATATTTTTATAGAGAAACTCGACAAGCAATCTGTCAGCTTTTCCTAATTGTTCCTCCGTAAGCTCAGAAATGATATGGGAAAGTAATTGGCGAGATTTATATGGGATAAGAAGAGTTCCGACTTGCTGGGGAGTAAGACTTTTAAAAGCTCTCATTAAAATTCGAAGCTCTGGAGATATGTTTTTAGCCATATCGGTCATATCTTTCTCGGCTGCTTCAGGAGGCCTCTTCTCCGTATTAATCTCTTCATTAATAATTTTTCCATCCCGCATTGTTATTATGCGATCTCCATAATGCAAATGTTCTGCATTGTGCGTTACCAGTATTATGGTTTTTTTATCAACTTCGTTCAGTTCCTTGATTATTTTCATCACATTCAATGACGATTCACTGTCCAAATTTCCAACCGGTTCGTCGGCCAATATTATTTTCGGATTATTGATAAGCGACCTGGCAATAGCTACTCTTTGTTTTTGTCCTCCGGATAGCTGATTGGGAAATTTATGAGCTTGTTCGGCAATTCCGAATCTTTGAAGAAGCCTCATCGCCTCTCCCTTTCGCTCTTTTAAAGAAGCCCCTTTAAATGTCATCGGAAGACAGATGTTA contains:
- a CDS encoding class I tRNA ligase family protein, which encodes MEKYNPKKIEEKWAKKWIDERTFTPDLLGAKNPYYALFMFPYPSAEGLHIGNFYAFTSVDVMAKYKKLRGFDVFEPIGWDAFGIHSENYALKIGETPSKMLERTINNFRVQIQSAGLSCDWTREVNTTSPEYYRWTQWIFAKLFEKGLAYQKEALVNWCPDCKTVLADEQIEADGLCERCKAVVEKRKMKQWFFKITEYAQRLLSGLDDMDWSEITKSAQKNWIGKSEGARIKFKIDKSDLEFEVFTTRADTLFGCTYCVLSPEHELVLKITTPEQKEAVKKYIESAVKKPELERKESKEKTGVFTGAYAINPINGEKVPVWVADYVLSGYGTGAVMAVPAHDERDFEFAKKYDLPIKKVIESNKSFVVTIKSSLNDEFYKQVRKFTTVLDGTNSWESLSLIYTEEVDKVFDLAENNFVGKLWYIHSEGKIKKILFHNGDKNKRFSWKTEKEHKEAYDYGFSTGVKKEQLDWKGCYASFTDDGVLINSEKYNNLTSEKAREEITKWMEENQTGKKEINYKLRDWCISRQRYWGPPIPVVYCAKCGTVAIPEKDLPVELPDLKEGWEPAGNGKGPLANVESFVKTNCPICGGLAEREADVMDNFLDSAWYFFRYISSENNKEIFDKKMGKKWLPVDIYIGGNEHAVLHLMYTRFITMFFHDLGLTDFDNPFKRFRANGMILKDGKKMSKSKGNVVNPEEYGEKIGYDALKIYLLFLGPLSEDRSFSDEGIMGARHWAERVFNLNVRASQDYKDDENLIRKLYKTVKAVADDMENQKYNTSIAKLMEMTNVFYGCEKISVGIWEKFLIIVSIFLPALSEELWEKLGHEESIFKEKWPEYDLELIKDEEIELVIQINGKLRDRIKVPADISEGEVKKLAMESEKIKNFIGNKEIKKVIFVKGKLINIVI
- the obgE gene encoding GTPase ObgE, whose protein sequence is MLIDDITIKTFSGKGGDGKAAFNKTKMSLGPTGGSGGKGGSVYAEGISDLSRLNQFRFKKEFGAENGKNGNPQFRDGADGKDLILKVPVGTVIHNLTTKENIEITKVGEIVLIAVGGRGGKGNFLFRSSRNTSPKQFQLGKPGSEHELHLELKLIADVGFVGLPNIGKTSLLNALTNTKSKVANYLFTTLEPNLGTYYELILADIPGLIEGASDGKGLGIKFLKHIERTKIIFHFLSAESEDPIKDYQLIKKELNSYNPNLLKKPEYVFLSKSDTISEAEIDKKLSEIKKISPGVIAISLYDEKSIDRVKSLLNKIIEDKIFKKKED
- a CDS encoding bifunctional 5,10-methylenetetrahydrofolate dehydrogenase/5,10-methenyltetrahydrofolate cyclohydrolase; this encodes MKLLNGKKISEKILLDLTKKVKKAKKKPFLAVIMIGENEASEIYVSLKEKKAKIAGIGFKLYKFNNDASQGLVIDLIKKLNADSETNGIIVQLPLPGKFNTQKIINTINPEKDVDGFHPENIKLFLKGKERFFPVFPQAIMEAIESSKKKFERKKAVVVANSKLFGEMMLKALERKKIKGEYILKKDVLKNSSKIKKADILITAIGSKGIIKGETIKSGAIVIDGGISKKNGKVFGDVDFESAKKIAGFLTPVPGGVGPVTVACLLNNVLEAFKNQNKI
- a CDS encoding ABC transporter permease; translation: MKFFDLLKLSTRMFKARTSRTLLTILGMSVGIAAILFLVSLGYGLQRTLLEKITTSDSLLTLDIAKNKSSELDLNREAISEIESMDGVAEVSKSFSLSSRGQMNDLSADLVVIGTQPSFLRLGGYKIIKGDPLSDDNKEGIVVASSVVQLFGSDADSIIGKEIIFSSFIPRNESDAEAEKAQIPVLNKRYVIIGIVESDENVVYIHSDSLSEIEVESYDGAKVRCSSDGKMNIVRDAIVEKGFSVSSLSDTVDQANKVFRVVQIVLMCFGVIALVVSAIGMFNTMTIALLERTNELGIMKSIGASNFSVSMMFIMESTIMGFLGGLGGIVVGLVEGLVFNGIVNVVATRMGGQAVSLFYSPAWFMGLIVIFAAFVGFATGIIPARRASKIDPLDALRYK
- a CDS encoding ABC transporter ATP-binding protein produces the protein MENSIIKAEQLKVIYNQGKSNEVRSLDGVNLEIFPQEYLIVHGPSGCGKSTLMYSIAGLQIPTSGEISINGKPLSKMKMQDKLEVHQDVIGMIFQAFYLIESLSVIDNICLPMTFKGASLKERKGEAMRLLQRFGIAEQAHKFPNQLSGGQKQRVAIARSLINNPKIILADEPVGNLDSESSLNVMKIIKELNEVDKKTIILVTHNAEHLHYGDRIITMRDGKIINEEINTEKRPPEAAEKDMTDMAKNISPELRILMRAFKSLTPQQVGTLLIPYKSRQLLSHIISELTEEQLGKADRLLVEFLYKNIDEKSLADGLDKNESDGGANWDKRRARSFAQRAREIVKQADFVRNDPEKSPEILSEYIIDFFDLNFDPEMKKRFALILKDRIENKIDFIGMKKIIDLSRIMGGLGIYKNTSERIAREIEIIMLLGYLN